One window of the Camelina sativa cultivar DH55 chromosome 1, Cs, whole genome shotgun sequence genome contains the following:
- the LOC104777077 gene encoding uncharacterized protein LOC104777077 → MASDQRTIMEAKTRHPLHQIADTPTHKLLLKQWLKEEELILSRVSHKESQIDSVRREITQLYIFFFLFHSISLLLLFHASSSSSVDAASSACKRSWIPSLCALLSSLGIIWAVRYKSEVESHLEKLLEREKEDAKLLRKCVEELKKKGIEFDLLKEVDALRRAKSLRVESKPVRKWSARDFVTLFFFSVSCLVLAMIRLILCD, encoded by the coding sequence ATGGCGTCAGATCAGAGAACGATCATGGAGGCGAAGACGAGACATCCTCTACACCAGATCGCAGATACACCAACACACAAGCTTCTCCTGAAACAAtggttaaaagaagaagagctcatCCTCAGCCGCGTCTCCCACAAAGAATCTCAGATCGACTCTGTTCGTAGAGAAATCACTCAGctttacatcttcttctttctcttccactCCATTTCTCTGTTACTCCTCTTccacgcttcttcttcttcatccgtCGATGCTGCTTCCAGTGCCTGTAAAAGATCGTGGATCCCTTCACTCTGCGCTCTCTTGTCTTCGTTGGGGATCATTTGGGCGGTACGGTACAAATCTGAAGTGGAATCTCATCTTGAGAAGCTGTTGGAGAGGGAGAAAGAAGATGCGAAGCTTCTGCGCAAGTGCGTTgaggagttgaagaagaaaggtaTCGAATTTGATTTGCTTAAGGAAGTGGACGCTCTTCGTAGAGCGAAGAGTTTGAGAGTTGAGTCGAAGCCTGTGAGGAAATGGTCTGCTAGGGATTTTGTaacgctcttcttcttctctgtttcgtGTTTGGTTCTCGCCATGATTAGACTCATTCTATGCGATTAA
- the LOC104777086 gene encoding uncharacterized protein LOC104777086: MALLAKLLLLTTLVTTISVITRADEELMMQQCHNSDSPTLCLRCLSSDPASPKADKFGLARIILRCINSHLLTLTKNASTLGSQHYYRNPKAAAALKQCGLSFSTAKRGVGEADAHLSVGDYDKAASDVSVKVVDPPFSCKTDLKTLNIQVPSSFRYHMEVYLALTQALLRIVDRF, encoded by the coding sequence atggctTTGCTTgcaaaacttcttcttctaaccACACTTGTAACAACAATATCAGTAATCACCAGAGCCGATGAAGAGCTAATGATGCAACAATGTCACAACTCTGACAGTCCCACCTTGTGTCTTCGCTGTCTAAGCTCCGACCCCGCTTCTCCTAAAGCCGACAAATTCGGACTGGCTCGAATCATCCTCAGATGCATCAACTCTCACCTCCTCACCCTAACCAAGAATGCTTCCACTTTGGGCTCCCAGCATTACTACCGAAATCCCAAGGCTGCAGCAGCGTTGAAGCAGTGCGGTTTGAGTTTCTCGACGGCTAAGCGTGGCGTGGGAGAGGCCGACGCTCATTTGTCAGTCGGAGATTACGACAAGGCTGCGTCTGACGTTAGCGTGAAGGTGGTGGATCCTCCGTTTTCATGCAAAACCGATCTCAAGACACTCAACATCCAAGTGCCCTCAAGTTTCCGTTACCATATGGAGGTCTACTTGGCGTTGACTCAAGCTCTCCTCAGGATCGTTGATCGCTTCTAG